In Aristaeella hokkaidonensis, the following are encoded in one genomic region:
- a CDS encoding WXG100 family type VII secretion target — protein MASGEIIGNTSRIKSTASGIKDDAASYGSASRILFETVDNLGKSFTSEDGQAYISKIESYRESFETMQKKLDASAEALETAAVSYENTIKANMV, from the coding sequence ATGGCATCTGGAGAGATCATCGGAAACACTTCAAGGATCAAATCAACGGCGAGTGGAATCAAGGATGATGCAGCTAGCTATGGTTCTGCATCAAGGATACTGTTTGAAACAGTAGACAATCTGGGGAAGAGCTTTACAAGTGAGGATGGACAAGCGTACATCTCTAAGATCGAGTCTTATCGTGAATCATTTGAAACAATGCAGAAAAAACTTGATGCAAGCGCAGAAGCTTTAGAGACAGCAGCTGTTAGTTATGAAAACACGATTAAGGCAAATATGGTCTAA
- a CDS encoding RNA polymerase sigma factor, which produces MSYAPASDEQAIVHLMTTYGTDIRRLCLCLLNDSFLAEDAAQETFFKAWKHYAGFRKECSEKTWLSRIAVNTCRSMQRGSWFRSVFAHAAEETTTREAELPPDYDPTVWNAVQALPDQLKSALVLRYWEGLSLQEAAMTLGTNVNTLNTRIRKAKAILQANLKGWYFDEED; this is translated from the coding sequence ATGTCCTATGCACCCGCATCGGATGAACAGGCAATTGTTCATCTGATGACCACATACGGTACAGACATAAGGCGCCTGTGCCTGTGCCTGCTGAATGACTCTTTCCTGGCTGAGGATGCGGCCCAGGAAACATTTTTCAAAGCCTGGAAGCATTACGCCGGTTTCCGGAAGGAATGCTCGGAGAAGACCTGGCTCAGCCGGATCGCCGTGAATACCTGCCGGAGCATGCAGCGCGGCTCCTGGTTCAGATCCGTTTTCGCGCACGCGGCGGAAGAAACCACGACCCGGGAAGCGGAGCTGCCGCCGGATTATGATCCCACGGTCTGGAACGCGGTACAGGCACTGCCCGACCAGCTGAAGAGCGCGCTGGTGCTCCGCTACTGGGAAGGGCTGTCACTGCAGGAAGCGGCGATGACGCTGGGTACGAACGTCAATACGCTGAATACGCGTATCCGCAAGGCCAAGGCAATCCTGCAGGCGAATCTGAAGGGATGGTATTTCGATGAAGAAGATTGA
- the essC gene encoding type VII secretion protein EssC has translation MADGLSITELPHDTEGQITIYHTSSEEKKIRLLDVEGNSIEWRLFSTPEGSIYLDGKQYDDIVLKDGLTLVIKSDKSNYVLLCQNNAPNCRTKEVTFYYVPQTGIFRIGNSNCDITCQNQRWIGSIQAEIVLSAKQSRIRGSSDGVGVYLNYRQITDSPIQYGDIVDLYGLRLVYLKGIIGVYTYAVEAMVSPSLLNYTVALENGDEKPYNKHLIPDSDILYYRSPRAAHDDYGETISIDAPPPKVQKEEMPLIFSVGSSAFMSVSSIMMAMNTISSAQVTGAKISTVLPSVLMAAGMFAGSLLMPVLTRKYNNKQAEIKEKNRHEKYIAYLNRIDERIKKAGEEQKARLIKNYLTPDELVNSITKKKDILWSRMPFHNDFLTIRLGTARLNSSVNVSFPKHNFTLEEDDMQDAVSALEKKDYSIKDTPLLFSLRDAGILGVIAEHDESLQWIKGTLMQLCSYHSYKELKLVLIYDKSEERDWEFARWFPHIWSDNREFRAIGTDKESMRNISAYLEAISLDEVDDKQIGQMCVVVLANARLGEQCYALTSKMKNIGNSNVRVIALANNANELPKECESVIVLEGKLGTLNKGIRNLGDPVLFSCDSIPSEKARQFAVDLFNTHLSDDESDGQLVDLLTMFDMLRCGNVEQINAGERWRNSNPVKTLAAPIGIDKYGSLLNLDIHQNYHGPHGLIAGMTGSGKSEFIITYILSMAINYSPLEVGFILIDYKGGGMSDTLAKLPHVVGVIDNLGGSQGIHRSLVSIKSEIIRRQIVFKEISEKKHISNMDIYKYQAMYRNGEIEEPMQHLVLVSDEFAELKEQESGFMEDIVSMARIGRSLGIHLILATQKPTGVVNPQIASNARFHVCLKVQDRSDSMEILGRPEAALLTKTGRFYLQVGFNEVFEMGQSAWSGAVLNPKPHYVEEPDTSFELLNDIGQTIVSGNPPSSEAISKKSKQVDAIVDYLKETAIKSNLMPRKSWKAPLPEIVLLDTIDDQNDIEYIRFRLDPVVGLVDDPRNQNQYPLQLNFHDDGNAIIYGFAGAGKHELIDAAVYSLCKHHTADEVNIYCLDFATESSRKFAYMPQVGDVIVSGEDEKLHNFVRMLSDEMDSRRKKIATFGGNIDLYREETDTPLPSVLVVIENTSGLLETYPDIEDELYRLVREGTRFGIWFLITSISSTALRYRFVQNFKQVLCLQLTDRMEYSNILGKTDGVEPMNRLGSGICKNADVLEFQTGFIYDQNVSDGYQRIQKLGKDMAEEWTGYTAEKVRILPEHVSLEDVCSRPEVITMDKVPTGIEKEGMLPAFTDLTKTYLYPILYNALPEIPYLQMLAEALASNTARTVYFFDAAKTVQHSHSSKYILCDNIQNIMKAIDDLYEASVIRHNEIKEKQSKGENAEYSELVLVVVDAKQTYDLLKDEEAATAKLDAVMKMGRTDMCMYVILAQDVKRLSTLSMRMWYERLPDRDGIWLGDGIQMQSALRNDVKYGPDIGEQFGYIVRHGKSKMIKLIEER, from the coding sequence ATGGCGGATGGTTTGTCAATAACAGAATTGCCGCATGACACGGAAGGCCAGATTACAATCTACCATACTTCGTCTGAAGAAAAGAAGATTCGTTTGCTTGATGTTGAGGGGAATTCAATCGAATGGAGACTATTTTCCACTCCGGAGGGAAGTATTTATCTGGATGGAAAGCAATACGATGATATTGTTCTGAAGGATGGCCTTACTTTGGTTATCAAAAGTGATAAAAGCAATTATGTATTGTTATGCCAGAATAATGCCCCAAATTGCAGAACGAAAGAAGTGACATTCTACTATGTGCCGCAGACGGGGATCTTTCGTATTGGAAACAGTAATTGCGATATAACATGTCAAAACCAACGCTGGATCGGTTCTATACAAGCTGAGATAGTACTTTCTGCAAAACAGTCACGTATACGCGGGTCATCTGATGGGGTTGGTGTGTATTTGAATTATCGACAGATTACAGATAGCCCAATTCAATATGGTGATATAGTTGACCTCTATGGATTACGCCTTGTGTACTTAAAAGGCATTATCGGTGTTTATACTTATGCCGTGGAAGCAATGGTTTCTCCCTCGTTATTGAATTATACAGTTGCTTTGGAAAACGGAGATGAAAAGCCATATAACAAACATCTTATTCCTGATTCTGATATTCTGTATTATAGATCACCGCGTGCTGCTCATGATGATTATGGAGAAACAATAAGTATAGACGCTCCGCCACCCAAAGTTCAGAAGGAAGAAATGCCACTGATTTTTTCTGTTGGTTCTTCTGCTTTTATGAGTGTATCATCTATCATGATGGCTATGAATACAATATCAAGTGCACAAGTCACCGGAGCAAAGATTTCGACTGTTTTGCCTTCGGTACTTATGGCTGCGGGAATGTTTGCAGGCAGTTTGCTTATGCCGGTGCTGACAAGAAAATACAATAACAAACAAGCAGAAATAAAAGAAAAAAATAGACACGAAAAGTATATTGCTTACTTGAATAGAATTGATGAAAGAATAAAAAAGGCAGGAGAAGAACAAAAAGCACGACTGATAAAAAATTATCTTACACCTGATGAATTGGTAAATTCAATTACAAAAAAGAAAGATATCCTTTGGAGCCGTATGCCATTCCATAATGATTTCTTGACAATAAGATTAGGAACAGCAAGATTAAATTCTTCCGTTAATGTCAGCTTCCCTAAACATAATTTCACTTTGGAAGAAGATGATATGCAAGATGCTGTATCAGCTTTGGAAAAGAAGGATTATTCTATAAAAGATACTCCTTTGTTGTTTTCTTTACGCGATGCCGGAATATTGGGCGTTATTGCGGAGCACGATGAATCACTTCAGTGGATCAAGGGAACCTTGATGCAATTGTGTTCTTACCACAGTTATAAAGAATTAAAACTTGTGCTTATATATGATAAAAGCGAAGAAAGAGATTGGGAATTTGCCAGATGGTTTCCGCATATTTGGAGTGATAACAGAGAGTTCAGAGCCATCGGAACCGATAAAGAATCCATGCGTAATATTTCAGCATATTTGGAAGCAATAAGCCTGGATGAGGTTGATGACAAGCAAATTGGACAGATGTGTGTTGTTGTTTTGGCTAATGCACGATTGGGTGAGCAGTGTTATGCTCTGACAAGCAAAATGAAGAACATAGGCAATTCAAACGTCAGAGTGATTGCACTAGCAAATAATGCAAATGAGCTTCCTAAAGAGTGTGAATCAGTTATTGTTCTGGAAGGAAAACTAGGCACATTAAACAAAGGCATACGCAACCTGGGAGATCCTGTTTTGTTTTCGTGTGATTCAATTCCTTCAGAGAAAGCAAGGCAGTTTGCGGTTGATTTGTTCAATACTCATCTGAGTGATGATGAAAGTGACGGACAGCTTGTAGATTTATTGACCATGTTTGATATGCTTCGCTGTGGGAATGTGGAACAGATCAATGCGGGTGAGAGATGGAGAAATTCAAACCCGGTTAAAACACTTGCCGCACCGATCGGAATCGATAAGTATGGATCTTTGTTGAACCTTGATATCCATCAAAATTATCATGGCCCGCATGGATTGATTGCTGGAATGACAGGATCAGGCAAAAGTGAATTCATAATTACTTATATTCTATCTATGGCAATTAACTACAGTCCATTGGAAGTTGGCTTTATTCTTATTGACTACAAAGGCGGTGGAATGAGCGATACATTGGCAAAACTTCCGCATGTAGTGGGTGTTATTGATAATCTTGGTGGATCTCAGGGAATACATCGCTCACTTGTGTCAATTAAAAGTGAAATTATACGAAGACAGATAGTTTTCAAAGAAATAAGCGAAAAAAAGCATATCAGCAACATGGATATCTATAAGTATCAGGCAATGTACCGTAATGGTGAAATTGAAGAGCCAATGCAGCATCTGGTTCTGGTTTCTGATGAATTTGCCGAATTAAAGGAACAGGAAAGCGGATTTATGGAAGATATTGTCAGCATGGCACGTATCGGCCGTAGCTTGGGGATCCATCTGATTCTAGCAACGCAGAAACCGACAGGTGTAGTTAATCCACAAATTGCTAGTAATGCACGTTTTCATGTGTGTCTTAAAGTCCAAGATCGTAGCGATAGTATGGAAATTTTAGGTCGTCCGGAAGCGGCATTGTTGACGAAAACTGGCCGATTCTATTTACAGGTTGGCTTCAATGAAGTGTTTGAAATGGGACAAAGTGCATGGAGCGGGGCTGTGCTTAATCCCAAGCCACATTATGTTGAAGAGCCAGACACAAGTTTTGAACTGCTGAATGACATTGGGCAGACTATTGTATCAGGGAACCCCCCGTCTTCAGAAGCAATTTCAAAAAAGAGTAAGCAGGTAGATGCAATTGTTGATTATCTCAAAGAAACAGCGATAAAGAGTAATCTGATGCCCAGGAAAAGCTGGAAAGCGCCTCTTCCTGAGATTGTATTACTGGATACAATTGATGATCAGAATGATATCGAATATATCCGCTTCAGACTTGATCCTGTGGTTGGCTTAGTGGATGATCCCAGAAATCAAAACCAGTATCCTCTGCAACTCAATTTCCACGATGATGGAAATGCTATTATATACGGATTTGCTGGAGCAGGGAAGCACGAACTGATTGATGCGGCGGTCTATTCCCTCTGTAAACATCATACAGCTGATGAAGTGAATATCTATTGCCTTGATTTTGCTACAGAATCAAGTCGAAAGTTCGCATACATGCCTCAGGTGGGGGATGTAATTGTATCCGGTGAAGATGAAAAGCTTCACAATTTTGTGCGGATGCTTTCGGACGAGATGGATAGCAGAAGAAAGAAAATTGCTACCTTTGGCGGTAATATTGATCTGTACAGGGAAGAGACGGATACTCCTTTGCCGAGTGTTTTGGTTGTTATTGAAAATACTTCGGGTTTACTTGAAACATATCCGGATATTGAAGATGAACTATACAGACTGGTTCGCGAAGGAACACGATTTGGTATATGGTTCCTGATTACCAGTATTTCATCAACAGCGCTTAGATATAGATTTGTCCAAAATTTCAAGCAAGTATTATGCTTGCAGTTAACAGACAGAATGGAATACAGTAATATTCTGGGGAAAACCGATGGCGTTGAACCGATGAACCGCCTTGGAAGTGGTATCTGCAAAAACGCTGATGTATTGGAGTTTCAGACCGGTTTTATCTATGATCAGAATGTATCTGATGGATACCAGCGGATACAGAAATTAGGCAAAGACATGGCGGAAGAATGGACTGGATATACGGCCGAAAAAGTCAGAATTCTTCCTGAACATGTTTCTCTGGAAGATGTCTGCAGTCGTCCGGAAGTAATAACTATGGATAAAGTGCCGACAGGTATAGAAAAAGAGGGCATGCTTCCTGCATTTACAGATCTGACTAAAACTTACCTATATCCTATTCTGTATAATGCTCTACCTGAAATACCATATTTGCAGATGCTTGCTGAGGCACTGGCTAGTAACACAGCAAGAACTGTTTATTTCTTTGATGCTGCGAAGACTGTTCAGCATTCTCATTCATCAAAATACATTCTTTGTGACAATATACAGAATATCATGAAGGCGATTGACGATCTTTATGAAGCTTCGGTGATTAGACACAATGAGATCAAAGAGAAGCAGAGTAAAGGAGAAAACGCGGAATATTCTGAACTTGTCCTTGTGGTTGTGGATGCTAAACAGACATATGATCTTTTAAAGGATGAAGAAGCCGCCACTGCAAAGCTTGATGCAGTAATGAAAATGGGCAGGACTGACATGTGTATGTATGTAATCCTCGCCCAGGATGTGAAGCGCTTGTCAACACTTAGTATGCGTATGTGGTATGAACGGTTGCCGGATCGGGACGGAATATGGCTGGGGGATGGAATCCAGATGCAGTCTGCTCTGAGAAACGATGTAAAGTATGGTCCGGATATCGGAGAACAATTTGGATACATTGTCCGGCATGGAAAGTCTAAGATGATTAAATTAATCGAAGAGAGGTAA
- a CDS encoding tetratricopeptide repeat protein, whose translation MQKAGIWGIVFILFLSLLINSAVAENIISSDKAEWYRKGQISMELENYADAVEAFRQTGNYEQSKTLLTYCQGMLLIQEANELEGKGYLYEMLGSLKNAESYFQLLSGIEYGESQKLLYYVQARQFEAKGLTQKAIDLYAELMGICDSDDRYLRLINGIVIQPVTTPSVIYNKLTHIAAQVYQETHTYDGPGSSYSKNDTIIFPDMFISIVGQSGEWYLVETTHDQYLIRLWVPKIRVLRKEPTEPYVFNSCVNGIIKNSTDIYYGPGQEYLITEKVLEPGTPVTVIGEDGMYSLIEFVNETNQLPMCGWVTSVNLTKK comes from the coding sequence ATGCAGAAAGCAGGAATATGGGGAATAGTATTTATCTTATTTCTCTCATTGCTTATTAATTCAGCCGTTGCCGAGAACATCATTTCTTCAGATAAAGCCGAATGGTATCGTAAAGGACAAATTAGCATGGAACTAGAGAACTATGCTGATGCGGTTGAGGCATTTAGACAAACAGGTAATTATGAACAAAGCAAAACACTACTAACGTATTGCCAAGGTATGTTACTAATACAGGAAGCAAATGAACTAGAGGGAAAAGGATATTTGTATGAAATGCTTGGTTCACTCAAAAATGCAGAGAGTTATTTCCAGTTGCTTTCCGGTATTGAGTATGGAGAAAGTCAAAAACTCTTGTATTATGTACAAGCTAGACAGTTCGAAGCAAAAGGGCTAACACAAAAGGCAATTGATCTTTATGCTGAGCTTATGGGCATATGTGACAGCGATGACAGATACTTGCGACTGATTAATGGAATAGTAATTCAACCGGTCACCACCCCGAGTGTTATCTACAATAAACTGACTCATATTGCTGCACAAGTATATCAGGAGACACATACGTATGACGGTCCCGGTTCTTCGTATAGTAAAAATGATACCATTATTTTTCCTGATATGTTTATTAGTATTGTTGGACAAAGTGGAGAATGGTATCTGGTGGAGACAACTCATGATCAATATTTGATAAGGCTTTGGGTTCCCAAAATTCGTGTTTTGAGAAAGGAACCTACGGAGCCTTATGTGTTTAATTCGTGCGTTAATGGAATAATCAAAAATTCTACAGATATTTACTATGGTCCGGGACAAGAATACTTAATTACAGAGAAAGTACTTGAGCCAGGTACTCCTGTGACGGTTATTGGTGAAGACGGAATGTATTCTTTGATTGAGTTTGTAAACGAGACCAATCAATTGCCAATGTGCGGATGGGTTACAAGTGTCAATCTGACCAAAAAATGA
- a CDS encoding EsaB/YukD family protein: MKEKVLIRISVPIANRSYDMKIPYDLTVGTASQVITKLVKSQSEDMLPLSKTPVLWTSDNGSELDRSKTIREIGTKDGDMFLLL; this comes from the coding sequence GTGAAAGAAAAGGTATTGATACGGATCAGCGTTCCTATCGCCAACCGATCATATGATATGAAAATTCCTTACGATCTTACAGTAGGAACGGCATCACAGGTAATCACAAAACTGGTGAAAAGCCAAAGTGAGGATATGCTCCCACTTAGCAAAACGCCTGTATTATGGACATCAGACAACGGTAGTGAATTGGATCGATCAAAGACTATACGCGAGATTGGAACAAAAGACGGCGATATGTTCTTATTACTATAG
- a CDS encoding fibronectin type III domain-containing protein, with protein sequence MKIIKRIITWAVFVMLLFSLIDAHALSSLEKESNYNAAIVQLETYIESLNHNSTELDGIFSTFNELRGYSMSLHFSYYISALAKIDNEEYDLELDNLLSMLEVNEGFKSYLADMRNDSSIGTIDELVEYAHARESEYKGENESAQEHYRSCITFYDASQHYYALVSSADQMAYDKGLDLMNTGDYAGAYYAFQAIERYSDSSDRMVAIEKQLGYKPVSPTDNLQPVKNLKAIESKPTEIKISWSKARHATAYEVYFKNSTSNDWTYFGNTTEREIIIHNLIEGNTYDFKVVSIVGKIKAEGAILNNQPTNKSTPTHTVTTWGELQHSIETASNGTTYVLDNNIFGGDNEKPITISGEIPITIELNGHTIDRACSKAVDEGSVIVVLEGSSLTIVDRTGKGTITGGNTKNLGGGIIIYGSLVVDGVNIEGNQAYHGGAIYVEKGGVLKVRGASVISKNYATKDGGGIYSHGIISIDECRIENNTCKGGGAGIWSDGDATINNTEICENRDAVNGGGIASHGTMTITKSIIKDNSVSSCGGAIFHGNNSKQGVYALLTMTDVTIQGNKANRRGGGLYIDTGRISFSQNNKIQNNQASNAGGGIYNYDGMMAIEGYLAIDDNTSKSGNDLFSRKKKTIQVMGKLEKNTHIGIVLNNNDTGQITEGYSKYNTIDPSLLFYENSGKTITIQNQEVFIERKP encoded by the coding sequence ATGAAGATAATAAAACGCATTATAACATGGGCTGTTTTTGTAATGCTTTTATTTTCGTTAATTGACGCACATGCTTTATCCAGTTTGGAAAAAGAGAGTAATTATAATGCCGCTATTGTGCAATTGGAAACTTATATCGAATCACTCAATCATAATAGCACAGAATTGGATGGAATCTTTTCTACCTTCAATGAGCTTCGTGGGTATTCAATGAGCCTTCACTTCAGTTATTACATTTCTGCTTTGGCAAAAATTGACAATGAAGAATATGATTTGGAATTGGATAACCTTCTATCAATGCTTGAAGTTAATGAGGGTTTCAAAAGCTATTTAGCTGACATGCGAAATGATTCATCTATAGGTACGATTGATGAACTTGTGGAATATGCTCATGCGCGTGAATCAGAGTATAAAGGCGAAAACGAAAGTGCGCAAGAGCATTATAGGAGTTGCATAACGTTTTATGATGCTTCGCAACATTATTATGCTCTTGTTAGTTCTGCAGATCAAATGGCATATGATAAAGGACTTGATCTTATGAATACAGGAGATTATGCAGGGGCATATTATGCTTTTCAAGCTATTGAGCGGTATAGTGACAGTTCTGATAGAATGGTTGCAATTGAAAAACAACTTGGTTATAAGCCTGTATCGCCAACTGATAATCTTCAGCCAGTAAAAAACCTAAAGGCTATAGAATCAAAACCTACAGAGATTAAAATTTCCTGGAGTAAAGCAAGACATGCAACGGCCTATGAGGTGTATTTTAAGAACTCAACAAGCAATGATTGGACATACTTCGGAAACACTACAGAGAGAGAAATAATAATTCATAATCTTATAGAAGGAAATACTTATGATTTCAAAGTGGTATCTATTGTTGGGAAAATAAAGGCTGAGGGAGCCATTCTAAACAATCAACCTACAAATAAATCAACCCCAACACATACAGTCACTACTTGGGGAGAGTTGCAACATTCAATTGAAACAGCTTCAAATGGTACTACCTATGTTTTAGACAATAATATTTTTGGGGGAGATAACGAGAAACCTATTACGATCAGTGGGGAGATCCCAATTACGATAGAATTAAATGGACATACTATAGATCGTGCGTGCTCTAAAGCAGTGGATGAAGGATCGGTCATAGTTGTTTTGGAAGGTAGTTCATTAACGATTGTTGATCGAACGGGAAAAGGGACAATTACTGGAGGAAACACTAAAAACCTTGGCGGTGGAATCATTATTTATGGTTCCCTTGTTGTGGATGGTGTAAACATTGAAGGGAACCAAGCCTATCATGGTGGCGCTATCTATGTGGAAAAAGGTGGAGTGCTAAAAGTACGAGGTGCTTCCGTTATTTCCAAGAACTATGCAACAAAGGATGGAGGCGGCATATATAGTCATGGAATAATATCAATTGATGAATGTCGAATTGAAAACAATACATGTAAAGGCGGTGGTGCTGGCATTTGGTCAGATGGTGATGCTACTATAAACAATACTGAGATTTGCGAAAATAGAGATGCTGTAAATGGCGGAGGAATCGCAAGCCATGGAACCATGACAATTACTAAGAGCATAATAAAAGACAATTCAGTTTCATCTTGTGGTGGTGCTATATTTCATGGAAACAATAGTAAGCAAGGGGTATATGCATTGCTGACCATGACAGATGTAACTATACAAGGCAATAAGGCAAATCGAAGAGGCGGAGGTCTATATATAGATACTGGACGCATTAGTTTTTCTCAGAACAATAAGATACAAAACAATCAAGCTTCTAATGCGGGGGGCGGAATATATAACTATGATGGCATGATGGCTATAGAAGGCTATCTGGCTATAGATGACAATACTTCAAAAAGCGGGAATGATTTGTTCTCTAGAAAGAAGAAAACGATCCAAGTGATGGGGAAACTGGAAAAGAATACACATATTGGGATTGTTCTTAATAACAACGATACGGGGCAAATTACTGAGGGATATTCTAAATATAATACTATTGATCCAAGCTTATTGTTTTATGAGAACTCGGGAAAAACAATCACTATTCAAAACCAGGAAGTATTTATCGAACGAAAACCATAA
- a CDS encoding Mbeg1-like protein, giving the protein MAGLTYTEAAYQLGIGQKSIEELGEEFATLGKVTENIILTPSQQAVLEVFHDAAETLFINPIKNNSKVAKNTAAYVTGGDNKTLKYDVTSGASSFSAYLQSNQEAITGRNLNTADYNVLSQLSYASKWSSDADYQRVINKENISVKEYCTELLKHGDQLSNVDRQYLQELSESQRFSGLTIDHSIGNTDTGDGKLTRVLVFNSGDGHAIVSVQGTNGKVDDWKTNGEFVESRPTDEEMWVASVVDTYVKEYTSIDLTGHSQGGREAITTGILLSPENQCKITRIVSNDGPGYSQAFMTRYSQQIGAIEGKVLNIRPADSVVGELLTGIGEVQYVEVIDVIKTNSVGAEENCYHHEGITWYIDENGNYVTTDGHDLLTWTTASAVTPYVAEALLTVLPEERVSYYLGKIMELGGDENRNLKGECFLKSELGEYISLIEEFKADFETHLDNIASTQLSEDEYLFRGYCKEVADICGEIGTALTVAKVSCLVLAAIFPEAAPVIAVIYAAVKSVKLVVTIVGAVFRAIEYFLNYQAIKRAQKKKQERYDYINGPRGEMIDVSVNLIYEAANKLQEAQYYMSAAYSDYQSMLHHFQGKLRAAIAEGLGADEEETEKWSGVSSADAQVHCWFKGVRNFDRAALSLSKANNIVKEIAVDSQKIIADNGGDWIFTVYPSRLSAAAGKGASCQELINKELGNIESGVNDLGSFWKGDDYDSIKGAVPAPIEKCKEYSQALGDSFNSLIQIAEKYSSYQETTIEKFQNINLDFA; this is encoded by the coding sequence ATGGCAGGATTAACTTATACAGAGGCAGCATATCAGCTAGGTATTGGCCAGAAAAGTATTGAAGAACTGGGCGAAGAGTTTGCTACACTGGGAAAAGTTACCGAGAATATTATTCTCACCCCTTCTCAACAGGCAGTTCTTGAGGTTTTTCATGATGCAGCAGAGACACTGTTCATCAATCCAATAAAGAACAACTCGAAAGTTGCCAAGAATACTGCAGCCTATGTTACAGGCGGAGATAATAAAACGCTGAAGTATGATGTTACATCTGGTGCATCGTCTTTTTCAGCATATCTGCAAAGCAATCAGGAAGCTATTACCGGAAGAAATTTAAACACTGCTGATTATAATGTTCTCTCACAGCTTTCATACGCCTCCAAATGGAGCAGTGATGCGGATTATCAAAGGGTAATAAACAAAGAAAACATTAGTGTCAAAGAATATTGTACAGAATTACTGAAGCATGGAGACCAGTTAAGCAATGTGGACAGGCAGTATCTGCAGGAATTGTCTGAAAGTCAAAGGTTTTCTGGGCTGACGATCGATCATTCAATCGGCAATACAGATACAGGCGATGGTAAGCTTACTCGTGTTCTTGTATTCAACAGTGGTGACGGGCATGCAATTGTATCTGTTCAAGGGACAAACGGAAAGGTCGATGACTGGAAAACAAACGGCGAATTTGTAGAAAGCCGTCCAACTGATGAAGAAATGTGGGTCGCTTCCGTTGTTGATACTTATGTAAAAGAATATACGAGTATTGATTTGACAGGTCATTCGCAGGGGGGACGTGAAGCCATTACTACTGGCATTCTGCTGAGTCCGGAGAATCAATGCAAAATTACGAGGATTGTATCAAATGATGGTCCTGGTTATTCTCAAGCTTTCATGACCAGATACAGTCAGCAAATTGGCGCTATAGAAGGGAAAGTACTAAATATCCGTCCTGCGGATTCTGTGGTTGGTGAACTACTTACTGGTATTGGAGAAGTCCAGTATGTGGAAGTTATTGATGTGATCAAAACAAACAGTGTTGGCGCGGAAGAAAACTGCTATCATCACGAAGGCATAACATGGTATATTGATGAAAACGGTAATTATGTCACGACTGACGGACATGATTTGTTAACATGGACAACCGCCTCTGCAGTAACGCCTTACGTAGCTGAGGCTCTCTTAACTGTCCTTCCGGAAGAGCGTGTTTCATATTATCTTGGAAAGATTATGGAACTCGGCGGAGATGAAAACAGGAATCTCAAAGGCGAGTGTTTTCTTAAATCCGAACTGGGGGAGTATATTTCTCTTATTGAGGAGTTTAAGGCCGATTTTGAGACACATCTGGATAACATTGCCAGTACTCAGCTTTCTGAAGATGAATACTTGTTTAGAGGATACTGCAAAGAGGTTGCAGATATATGCGGCGAGATAGGTACTGCATTAACTGTTGCTAAAGTTTCATGCTTGGTATTGGCAGCGATATTTCCGGAAGCTGCGCCGGTTATTGCTGTTATTTATGCTGCTGTAAAGTCAGTCAAACTGGTTGTTACAATTGTTGGGGCTGTTTTTCGCGCCATTGAGTATTTTTTGAATTATCAGGCAATTAAAAGGGCTCAGAAAAAGAAACAGGAAAGATATGATTATATTAATGGTCCTCGTGGGGAAATGATCGACGTATCGGTAAATCTGATTTATGAAGCAGCAAATAAGTTGCAGGAAGCACAGTATTATATGAGTGCGGCATATTCGGATTATCAGAGCATGCTGCATCATTTCCAAGGAAAACTTCGTGCAGCGATCGCTGAGGGACTTGGCGCAGACGAGGAAGAAACGGAAAAATGGAGTGGGGTTTCAAGTGCCGATGCACAAGTACATTGCTGGTTCAAAGGGGTTCGTAATTTTGACAGAGCTGCTCTGAGCCTTAGTAAGGCGAACAATATAGTAAAAGAGATAGCGGTTGATTCACAAAAGATAATTGCAGATAATGGCGGCGATTGGATTTTTACTGTTTATCCATCAAGATTAAGTGCTGCTGCAGGAAAGGGCGCTAGCTGCCAGGAATTGATCAACAAAGAACTGGGTAATATTGAGTCGGGAGTGAATGATCTTGGAAGTTTCTGGAAAGGCGATGATTATGATTCTATCAAAGGCGCTGTTCCAGCTCCAATAGAAAAATGCAAGGAGTATTCACAAGCTCTGGGTGATAGTTTTAATAGTTTGATTCAGATTGCAGAGAAATACAGTAGCTATCAGGAGACTACCATTGAAAAATTCCAGAATATTAATCTGGATTTTGCTTAG